A portion of the Pseudomonas sp. GR 6-02 genome contains these proteins:
- the kynB gene encoding arylformamidase — translation MKTTLSWWDISPPLSTATPTWPGDTPFQEERVWTFGPECPVNVGRITLSPHTGAHVDAPLHYSADGVAIGDVSLDVYMGPCRVLHCLNSGRLVHPEQLEGRLQDLPERVLLRTWQQAPLSAWDPDFTAVAKETVDLLANLGVRLIGIDTPSLDPQQSKTMDSHNAVARHGMAILEGIVLDDVPEGDYELIALPLRFAHLDASPVRAILRPLNKPQLEEPTQ, via the coding sequence ATGAAAACAACACTGTCGTGGTGGGATATCAGCCCGCCTCTGAGCACCGCTACACCTACCTGGCCGGGTGACACACCTTTCCAGGAAGAGCGCGTTTGGACGTTCGGACCCGAGTGTCCGGTAAATGTCGGGCGTATCACCCTGTCACCTCACACGGGGGCCCATGTCGACGCGCCGCTGCATTACAGCGCTGATGGAGTGGCCATTGGCGATGTATCGCTCGATGTCTATATGGGGCCTTGCCGTGTGCTGCATTGCCTGAATAGCGGCCGGCTGGTACACCCCGAGCAGCTTGAAGGTCGCTTGCAAGACCTGCCTGAACGGGTGCTGCTGCGCACCTGGCAACAAGCGCCATTGAGCGCCTGGGATCCGGATTTCACCGCCGTCGCCAAAGAAACCGTCGACCTGCTGGCGAACCTCGGTGTGCGCTTGATCGGTATCGATACGCCATCGCTGGACCCTCAGCAATCCAAAACCATGGATTCGCACAATGCCGTAGCCCGACATGGCATGGCCATCCTCGAGGGCATCGTGCTCGATGACGTCCCGGAAGGGGACTATGAATTGATCGCGCTGCCGCTGCGTTTTGCCCATCTGGACGCCAGTCCGGTCAGGGCAATTTTGCGTCCACTGAATAAACCGCAACTTGAGGAGCCGACTCAATGA
- a CDS encoding GlcG/HbpS family heme-binding protein codes for MSALTLKVAVNLADQAITAGRAISAAPLTVAVLDAGGHLITLQREDGASLLRPQIAIGKAWGAIALGKGSRLLAQDAQQRPAFFAALNSLGQGSVVPVPGGVLVRDQDGTVLGAVGISGDLSDVDEQCAIRAIEGQGLKADAGVAG; via the coding sequence ATGAGCGCTTTAACCTTGAAAGTCGCAGTCAACCTGGCCGATCAGGCCATCACTGCGGGGCGGGCGATCTCTGCCGCGCCATTGACCGTTGCAGTACTGGATGCCGGCGGGCACCTGATAACGCTGCAACGTGAAGACGGCGCCAGCCTGCTGCGTCCGCAGATCGCCATCGGCAAGGCCTGGGGCGCGATTGCCCTGGGCAAGGGCTCACGCCTGCTGGCACAGGACGCCCAACAACGCCCGGCCTTCTTCGCCGCGCTGAATAGTCTGGGGCAGGGCAGCGTCGTCCCGGTACCCGGCGGCGTGTTGGTTCGGGATCAGGACGGGACTGTGTTGGGAGCGGTGGGCATCAGCGGTGATCTGTCAGATGTCGATGAGCAATGTGCGATCCGCGCGATCGAGGGGCAGGGGTTGAAGGCGGATGCGGGGGTGGCTGGTTGA
- the gcl gene encoding glyoxylate carboligase has product MSKMRAIEAAVLVMRREGVDTAFGIPGAAINPLYSALQKVGGIDHVLARHVEGASHMAEGYTRTKAGNIGVCIGTSGPAGTDMVTGLYSASADSIPILCITGQAPRARMHKEDFQAVDITSIVKPVTKWATTVLEPGQVPYAFQKAFYEMRSGRPGPVLIDLPFDVQMAEIEFDIDAYQPLPLAKPSATRVQVEKALAMLDQAERPLLVAGGGIINADASELLVEFAELTGIPVIPTLMGWGTIPDDHPLMVGMVGLQTSHRYGNATMLKSDVVLGVGNRWANRHTGSVDVYTEGRKFIHVDIEPTQIGRVFTPDLGIVSDAAAALTVFIEVAREWQAAGKLKNRSAWLQDCQQRKASLQRKTHFDNVPVKPQRVYEEMNQVFGKDTCYVSTIGLSQIAGAQFLHVYKPRHWINCGQAGPLGWTIPAALGVVKADPTRKVVALSGDYDFQFMIEELAVGAQFKLPYIHVVVNNSYLGLIRQAQRGFDMDYCVQLSFDNLNAPELNGYGVDHVAVAEGLGCKALRVFEPGQIQPALRKAQEMIEEFKVPVIVEIILERVTNISMGTEINAVNEFEDLALVGNDAPTAISLLD; this is encoded by the coding sequence ATGAGCAAAATGAGAGCAATCGAAGCCGCCGTTCTGGTGATGCGCCGCGAAGGGGTCGATACCGCTTTTGGCATCCCGGGCGCCGCGATCAACCCGCTGTACTCCGCCTTGCAGAAGGTCGGTGGCATCGATCACGTCCTCGCTCGCCACGTTGAAGGCGCCTCGCACATGGCCGAGGGTTACACCCGCACCAAGGCCGGCAACATCGGCGTGTGCATCGGCACATCGGGACCTGCCGGTACTGACATGGTCACCGGGCTCTACAGCGCTTCGGCCGACTCGATCCCGATCCTGTGCATCACCGGGCAAGCACCGCGGGCCCGTATGCACAAGGAAGACTTCCAGGCCGTCGACATCACCAGCATAGTCAAGCCGGTCACCAAGTGGGCGACCACGGTTCTGGAGCCGGGCCAGGTGCCTTACGCGTTCCAGAAAGCCTTCTATGAGATGCGTTCCGGCCGTCCGGGCCCGGTGCTGATCGACCTGCCGTTCGATGTGCAGATGGCCGAAATCGAATTCGACATCGACGCCTACCAGCCGCTGCCATTGGCCAAGCCGAGCGCGACCCGCGTGCAGGTGGAAAAAGCCCTGGCCATGCTCGACCAGGCTGAACGCCCATTGCTGGTGGCCGGTGGCGGCATCATCAATGCCGACGCCAGCGAGTTGCTGGTGGAGTTCGCCGAGCTGACCGGTATTCCGGTCATCCCGACCCTGATGGGCTGGGGCACCATCCCGGACGATCACCCGTTGATGGTCGGCATGGTCGGGTTGCAAACCTCGCACCGCTATGGCAACGCCACGATGTTGAAGTCCGACGTGGTGCTGGGCGTCGGTAACCGCTGGGCCAACCGTCACACCGGTTCGGTCGACGTTTACACCGAAGGCCGCAAATTCATCCACGTCGACATCGAACCGACCCAGATCGGCCGCGTGTTCACCCCGGACCTGGGCATCGTGTCCGACGCCGCTGCCGCGTTGACCGTGTTCATCGAAGTCGCTCGCGAGTGGCAAGCCGCTGGCAAGCTGAAAAACCGCAGCGCCTGGCTGCAAGACTGTCAGCAGCGCAAAGCCAGCCTGCAGCGCAAGACTCACTTCGACAACGTGCCGGTCAAGCCGCAGCGCGTTTACGAAGAGATGAACCAGGTGTTCGGCAAGGACACCTGCTACGTCAGCACCATCGGTCTGTCGCAGATTGCCGGCGCGCAGTTCCTGCACGTCTACAAACCGCGTCACTGGATCAACTGCGGCCAGGCCGGCCCGTTGGGCTGGACCATTCCGGCCGCGCTCGGCGTGGTCAAGGCCGATCCGACCCGCAAGGTGGTGGCGCTCTCGGGCGACTACGACTTCCAGTTCATGATCGAAGAACTGGCGGTGGGCGCGCAGTTCAAGCTGCCGTACATCCACGTCGTGGTGAACAACTCGTACCTGGGGCTGATCCGTCAGGCGCAGCGCGGTTTCGACATGGACTACTGCGTGCAGCTGTCCTTCGACAACCTCAACGCTCCAGAGCTCAACGGCTACGGTGTCGACCATGTCGCGGTCGCCGAAGGCCTGGGTTGCAAGGCCCTGCGGGTATTCGAACCGGGCCAGATCCAGCCTGCCCTGCGCAAGGCTCAGGAGATGATCGAAGAGTTCAAGGTGCCGGTAATCGTCGAGATCATTCTGGAGCGCGTGACCAACATTTCCATGGGCACCGAAATCAACGCCGTCAACGAATTCGAAGACCTGGCGCTGGTCGGCAACGATGCGCCAACGGCGATTTCGCTGCTCGATTAA
- the hyi gene encoding hydroxypyruvate isomerase has product MPRFAANLSMLFTEQDFLARFDAAAKAGFSGVEYLFPYDFSSAEIKARLDANGLTQVLFNLPAGDWAKGERGIACLPDRVEEFRAGVDLAIAYAQVLGNTQVNCLAGIRPQGVDEATVEKTFVANLKYAADKLQAAGIKLVMEAINTRDIPGFYLNNTAQALSIREQVGSANLFLQYDIYHMQIMEGDLARTMAAHLDEINHVQLADNPGRNEPGTGEINYRFLFEHLDRIGYQGWVGCEYKPLTTTEAGLGWLKTHNAI; this is encoded by the coding sequence ATGCCGCGTTTCGCAGCCAACCTGTCCATGCTGTTCACCGAGCAGGATTTTCTTGCCCGTTTCGACGCTGCCGCCAAGGCCGGCTTCAGTGGTGTCGAATACCTGTTCCCCTATGACTTCAGCTCTGCCGAAATCAAGGCCAGGCTCGATGCCAACGGTCTGACCCAGGTGTTGTTCAACCTTCCGGCCGGTGACTGGGCCAAGGGCGAACGCGGTATCGCGTGCCTGCCGGATCGGGTCGAAGAGTTCCGCGCCGGTGTCGATCTGGCCATTGCCTACGCCCAAGTGCTGGGCAACACCCAGGTCAACTGCCTGGCCGGTATTCGTCCACAAGGCGTCGACGAGGCCACCGTGGAAAAAACCTTCGTCGCCAACCTCAAGTACGCGGCCGACAAGCTGCAAGCGGCGGGCATCAAACTGGTGATGGAAGCGATCAACACCCGCGACATTCCGGGCTTCTACCTGAACAACACGGCGCAAGCCCTGTCGATTCGCGAACAGGTCGGCAGTGCCAACCTGTTCCTGCAATACGACATCTATCACATGCAAATCATGGAAGGCGACCTGGCCCGCACCATGGCCGCGCACCTGGACGAGATCAACCACGTGCAATTGGCAGACAACCCAGGGCGCAACGAACCGGGCACAGGTGAAATCAACTACCGCTTCCTGTTCGAACATCTGGACCGCATCGGTTATCAGGGTTGGGTCGGCTGTGAATACAAGCCGCTGACCACGACTGAAGCGGGCCTGGGCTGGTTGAAAACCCATAACGCGATCTGA
- a CDS encoding 2-hydroxy-3-oxopropionate reductase has product MAKIGFIGTGIMGHPMALNLQKAGHSLFLSAHHDAAPADLLAAGAVALANPKEVAQEAEFIIVMVPDTPQVDDVLFRADGVAAGVSKGKVVIDMSSISPTATKTFAAKINEKGAQYLDAPVSGGEVGAKAATLSIMVGGEADAFERALPLFQAMGKNITLVGGNGDGQTAKVANQIIVALNIQAVAEALLFASKNGADPAKVREALMGGFASSKILEVHGERMIKGTFDPGFRISLHQKDLNLALAGARELNINLPNTANTQQVFSTCAAIGGSNWDHSALIKGLEHMANFSIRDKK; this is encoded by the coding sequence ATGGCTAAAATCGGATTTATCGGCACCGGCATCATGGGCCACCCAATGGCGTTGAACCTGCAGAAAGCCGGTCACAGCCTGTTCCTGTCGGCGCACCACGACGCCGCCCCTGCCGATCTGCTGGCTGCTGGCGCCGTTGCGCTGGCCAACCCGAAAGAAGTCGCCCAGGAAGCCGAATTCATCATCGTCATGGTGCCGGATACCCCGCAGGTCGATGACGTGCTGTTCCGCGCCGACGGTGTTGCGGCGGGTGTCAGCAAGGGCAAAGTCGTGATCGACATGAGCTCGATCTCGCCGACCGCCACCAAAACCTTCGCCGCCAAAATCAACGAGAAAGGCGCGCAATACCTCGACGCACCAGTTTCCGGCGGTGAAGTCGGCGCCAAGGCTGCGACCCTGAGCATCATGGTCGGTGGTGAAGCCGATGCCTTCGAACGCGCCCTGCCGCTGTTCCAGGCCATGGGCAAGAACATTACCCTGGTCGGTGGCAACGGCGATGGGCAAACCGCGAAAGTGGCGAACCAGATCATCGTCGCGCTGAACATCCAGGCCGTGGCCGAAGCGCTGCTGTTCGCCTCGAAAAACGGTGCCGACCCAGCGAAGGTGCGTGAAGCGCTGATGGGTGGTTTCGCCTCGTCGAAGATCCTGGAAGTTCACGGCGAGCGCATGATCAAGGGCACCTTCGACCCGGGCTTCCGCATCAGCCTGCACCAGAAGGACCTGAACCTGGCCCTGGCCGGTGCGCGCGAGCTGAACATCAACCTGCCGAACACCGCCAATACCCAACAGGTGTTCAGCACCTGTGCGGCCATCGGTGGCAGCAACTGGGATCACTCGGCGCTGATCAAGGGCCTGGAACACATGGCGAATTTCTCGATTCGCGACAAGAAGTAA
- a CDS encoding glycerate kinase type-2 family protein codes for MSVNPQQLLRELFATAIDAAHPQHVLEAHLPTDRSGRVIVIGAGKAAAAMAQVVERCWQGEVSGLVVTRYGHGAPCEKIEVVEAAHPVPDAAGLAVAKRVLELVSNLSEDDRVIFLLSGGGSALLALPAAGITLADKQSINKALLKSGATIGEMNCVRKHLSAIKGGRLGKACWPATVYTYAISDVPGDLATVIASGPTVADPSTSAEALAILKRYAIEVPASVRTWLQSPESETVKPGDPSLARSHFQLIARPQQSLEAAAVKARQAGFSPLILGDLEGESREVAKVHAGIARQIVQHGQPLAAPCVILSGGETTVTVRGNGRGGRNAEFLLSLTDSLKGLPGVYALAGDTDGIDGSEDNAGAIMIPDSYARAAALGLAACDELDNNNGYGYFAALDALIVTEPTRTNVNDFRAILILESPNHDA; via the coding sequence ATGTCGGTCAATCCGCAACAATTGCTGCGCGAGCTGTTTGCCACAGCCATCGACGCGGCCCATCCGCAGCATGTCCTTGAAGCCCATTTGCCAACCGACCGCAGCGGTCGGGTGATCGTCATCGGCGCCGGTAAAGCCGCCGCAGCCATGGCCCAGGTGGTCGAACGCTGCTGGCAGGGTGAAGTGTCTGGCCTGGTGGTGACCCGCTACGGCCACGGCGCCCCGTGCGAAAAAATCGAAGTGGTCGAAGCCGCGCACCCGGTGCCGGACGCTGCCGGTCTGGCCGTCGCGAAACGGGTTCTGGAACTGGTCAGCAACCTGAGCGAAGACGACCGTGTGATCTTCCTGCTCTCGGGCGGTGGCTCTGCCCTGCTCGCCTTGCCCGCCGCCGGCATCACCCTCGCCGACAAGCAATCGATCAACAAAGCGCTGCTCAAATCCGGCGCGACCATCGGCGAGATGAACTGCGTGCGCAAGCACCTCTCGGCGATCAAGGGTGGGCGTCTGGGCAAAGCCTGCTGGCCCGCCACGGTTTACACCTATGCGATTTCCGATGTGCCGGGCGACCTCGCCACGGTCATCGCCTCCGGCCCCACCGTGGCCGACCCGAGCACCTCGGCTGAAGCGTTGGCGATCCTCAAGCGTTATGCCATCGAAGTCCCGGCCTCGGTGCGCACCTGGCTGCAAAGTCCCGAGTCGGAGACGGTCAAACCTGGCGATCCGAGCCTGGCCCGCAGTCATTTCCAATTGATCGCCCGCCCACAGCAGTCACTGGAAGCGGCGGCGGTGAAAGCCCGTCAGGCGGGTTTCAGCCCGTTGATTCTCGGCGACCTGGAAGGTGAATCCCGGGAAGTGGCGAAGGTCCACGCCGGCATTGCGCGGCAGATCGTCCAGCACGGCCAGCCGCTGGCGGCGCCGTGCGTGATTCTGTCCGGCGGCGAAACCACCGTCACCGTGCGCGGCAATGGCCGTGGCGGGCGCAACGCCGAATTCCTGTTGAGCCTGACCGACAGCCTCAAAGGCCTGCCCGGCGTCTACGCCCTGGCCGGTGACACCGACGGCATCGACGGCTCCGAAGACAATGCCGGCGCGATCATGATTCCGGACAGCTATGCCCGCGCCGCCGCTCTCGGCCTCGCTGCCTGCGATGAGCTGGACAACAACAATGGCTATGGCTACTTCGCGGCGCTCGATGCACTGATCGTCACCGAGCCAACCCGCACCAACGTCAACGACTTCCGCGCCATTCTGATTCTCGAGAGCCCTAATCATGACGCCTGA
- the pyk gene encoding pyruvate kinase, which translates to MTPDKKVKILATLGPATDGIDDIRELVRAGVNIFRLNFSHGDHADHAQRYQWIREVERQLNYPLGILMDLQGPKLRVGKFAQGKVQLYRGQALRLDLDATPGDERRVNLPHPEIIAALEPGMDLLLDDGKLRLRVVTKYADAIDTTVLNGGELSDRKGVNVPQAVLDLSPLTAKDRRDLSFGLELGVDWVALSFVQRPEDIREARALIGDKAFLMAKIEKPSAVTQLREIAELSDAIMVARGDLGVEVPAESVPQIQKNIIGTCRQLGKPVVVATQMLESMRFSPAPTRAEVTDVANAVAEGADAVMLSAETASGEYPLEAVQMMSKIIRQVENGPDYQTQLDVSRPKAEATVSDAISCAIRRISNVLPVAVLVNYSESGTSSLRAARERPTVPILNLTPNLQTARRLTVAWGVHSVVNDRLRQVDEVCSTALEIAQAQGMAQRGDTLLITAGVPFGQPGSTNSLRIETLL; encoded by the coding sequence ATGACGCCTGACAAGAAGGTCAAAATCCTCGCCACCCTCGGCCCGGCCACCGACGGGATCGACGATATCCGTGAACTGGTGCGCGCCGGGGTCAATATCTTTCGCCTGAACTTCAGCCACGGCGATCACGCCGACCATGCGCAGCGCTATCAGTGGATTCGTGAAGTCGAGCGCCAGCTGAATTATCCGCTGGGGATTCTGATGGACCTGCAAGGCCCGAAACTGCGGGTCGGCAAATTCGCCCAGGGCAAAGTGCAGCTATATCGCGGCCAGGCGCTGCGCCTGGATCTGGATGCAACGCCGGGGGACGAGCGCCGGGTCAACCTGCCCCACCCGGAAATCATCGCCGCGCTGGAGCCCGGCATGGACTTGCTGCTGGATGACGGCAAGCTGCGCCTGCGGGTGGTGACCAAGTACGCCGACGCCATCGACACCACGGTGCTCAACGGCGGCGAACTGTCGGACCGCAAAGGCGTCAACGTGCCGCAAGCGGTGCTCGACCTGAGCCCGCTGACCGCCAAGGACCGCCGTGATTTGAGCTTCGGTCTGGAGCTGGGGGTGGACTGGGTCGCGCTGTCGTTCGTGCAACGCCCGGAAGACATCCGCGAAGCCCGCGCGCTGATCGGCGACAAAGCGTTCTTGATGGCCAAGATCGAGAAGCCATCGGCCGTGACTCAGCTGCGGGAAATCGCTGAATTGAGCGATGCGATCATGGTCGCTCGCGGTGATCTGGGCGTGGAAGTGCCGGCCGAAAGCGTGCCGCAGATTCAGAAAAACATCATCGGCACCTGCCGCCAACTCGGCAAACCGGTGGTGGTGGCGACGCAGATGCTGGAGTCGATGCGCTTCTCCCCGGCCCCGACCCGCGCCGAAGTCACCGACGTCGCCAACGCGGTGGCCGAAGGCGCGGACGCGGTGATGCTGTCGGCGGAAACCGCGTCTGGCGAGTACCCGCTGGAAGCCGTGCAGATGATGAGCAAGATCATCCGCCAGGTGGAAAACGGCCCGGATTATCAGACCCAACTGGACGTGAGCCGGCCAAAAGCCGAGGCCACGGTGTCGGACGCCATCAGTTGCGCGATCCGCCGCATCAGCAACGTGCTGCCGGTGGCGGTGCTGGTGAACTACAGCGAGTCCGGCACTTCGAGCCTGCGGGCCGCACGGGAGCGGCCGACGGTGCCGATCCTCAACCTGACGCCAAACCTGCAAACCGCCCGGCGATTGACGGTGGCGTGGGGCGTGCACTCGGTGGTCAACGATCGACTGCGACAGGTGGATGAAGTGTGCTCGACGGCGCTGGAAATCGCCCAGGCTCAGGGGATGGCTCAGCGCGGGGATACGCTGCTGATTACCGCGGGCGTGCCCTTTGGGCAGCCGGGGTCAACCAATTCGTTGCGCATCGAGACATTGCTCTAA
- a CDS encoding urea transporter → MPANHFNTHCPDWATALLNGFSQIFLQRHPLSGLLCLLAILFTAPALLGGALLGGVAGLLTAQRRGYAKADRQAGLFSYNGILLGLLLSLYFPWSALLPPLIIACGGLSAMLTQQWLKGARDHQCLPAYTAPFVGLSWLLLGFAAPQQPAPLIELNTLNLLTAELKGLGQVMFLGHPLAGALIAAGLLIADRHAFVWALLGSAAGLGFALLHGETSNALQGLSGYNAVLAALAFSPQRRQPWLPLLGILLAVLLTPGFAALGLATLTAPFILACWLIRAGIRVLRQSAMDSAPCAGGENHPRLR, encoded by the coding sequence ATGCCTGCCAACCACTTCAACACCCACTGCCCCGACTGGGCGACCGCCCTGCTTAACGGCTTCAGCCAGATCTTTCTCCAGCGCCATCCGCTGAGCGGGCTGTTGTGTCTGTTAGCGATTCTTTTCACCGCGCCCGCTCTGCTCGGCGGTGCGCTGCTGGGCGGTGTCGCCGGGTTGCTTACCGCGCAACGTCGCGGGTATGCCAAGGCGGATCGTCAGGCCGGGCTGTTCAGTTACAACGGTATTTTGCTCGGCCTGCTGCTGAGCCTGTATTTCCCATGGTCAGCACTGTTGCCACCGCTGATCATCGCCTGCGGCGGCCTGAGTGCGATGCTCACTCAGCAATGGCTCAAAGGTGCTCGCGATCATCAATGTCTACCGGCGTACACCGCACCCTTCGTTGGGTTGAGCTGGTTATTGCTCGGCTTTGCCGCACCACAGCAACCCGCGCCGCTGATCGAACTGAACACCCTCAACCTGCTCACTGCCGAATTGAAAGGCCTGGGGCAAGTCATGTTTCTCGGCCATCCCCTGGCCGGCGCGCTGATTGCCGCCGGATTACTGATCGCTGATCGCCACGCCTTTGTGTGGGCGCTGCTGGGCTCCGCTGCCGGCCTCGGATTTGCCCTTCTGCATGGCGAAACTTCAAATGCCTTGCAGGGTTTGAGCGGTTACAACGCGGTACTCGCCGCCCTCGCCTTCAGCCCGCAACGCCGCCAACCCTGGCTGCCGCTGCTCGGCATTCTGCTCGCGGTATTGCTCACGCCGGGGTTCGCCGCACTGGGCCTGGCAACGCTGACCGCGCCGTTCATTCTTGCCTGCTGGCTGATTCGCGCTGGCATTCGGGTGTTGCGTCAGTCCGCCATGGACAGCGCACCTTGCGCTGGCGGGGAGAATCACCCTAGGCTGCGCTGA
- a CDS encoding ion transporter, which produces MDSSKNWREELYVMIFQTDTRAGRRFDSILLLIILASLVIVVLDSIDSVHQNYADVLAYIEWGFTVIFVIEYGLRLYCSPKPLRYAFSFYGLVDLLAIVPGILALYYSDAQYLLIIRIIRMLRIFRVLKLSPYLKQANYLMSALRGSKQKIVVFLLSVSTLVTVFGTLMYVIEGPEHGFTSIPKGIYWAIVTLTTVGFGDIVPKTPLGQVISSLVMITGYSIIAVPTGIFTAELANAMRGDQLQHDCPVCKKNSHEHSAAFCSRCGNALFKKME; this is translated from the coding sequence ATGGACAGCAGCAAAAACTGGCGTGAAGAGCTTTACGTCATGATCTTCCAGACCGACACCCGGGCCGGTCGGCGCTTCGACAGCATCTTGCTGTTGATCATCCTCGCCAGCCTGGTGATCGTGGTTCTGGACAGTATCGACAGCGTTCACCAGAACTACGCCGACGTGCTGGCGTACATCGAATGGGGCTTCACCGTCATTTTCGTCATCGAATACGGCCTGCGCCTGTATTGCTCGCCCAAGCCGCTGCGCTACGCGTTCAGCTTCTATGGACTGGTGGATTTGCTCGCGATCGTGCCGGGTATTCTCGCGCTGTATTACAGCGATGCGCAGTACCTGCTGATCATCCGGATCATACGAATGCTGCGGATTTTCCGCGTGCTCAAGCTCAGCCCGTATCTGAAACAAGCCAACTATTTGATGTCGGCGTTGCGCGGCAGCAAGCAGAAAATCGTCGTATTTCTGCTCAGCGTCAGCACCCTGGTGACGGTGTTCGGCACCTTGATGTACGTGATCGAAGGCCCGGAGCACGGCTTCACCAGCATCCCCAAAGGGATCTATTGGGCTATCGTGACGCTGACCACCGTGGGTTTTGGCGACATCGTGCCCAAGACGCCGCTGGGCCAGGTGATTTCATCCCTGGTGATGATCACCGGTTACTCGATCATCGCTGTGCCGACGGGGATCTTTACCGCGGAACTGGCCAACGCCATGCGCGGTGATCAACTGCAACACGATTGCCCGGTCTGCAAGAAAAACAGCCACGAGCACAGCGCGGCGTTCTGCTCTCGTTGTGGCAATGCGTTGTTCAAGAAAATGGAATAA
- a CDS encoding sulfate ABC transporter substrate-binding protein → MKKLFGASLLAAGLALSGLAQAAPTLLNVSYDVMRDFYKDYNAAFQKHWQAEHNENITLQMSFGGSSKQARSVIDGLPADVITMNMATDINALADNGKLVPDNWVTRLPNNSAPFTSATVFIVRKGNPKALKDWPDLLKDGVQVIVPNPKTSGNGRYTYLSAWGYVLKNGGDENKAKAFVGKLFKQAPVLDTGGRAATTTFMTNQIGDVLVTFENEAEMIAREFGRDQFEVIYPSVSAEAEPPVSVVDRTVDKKGTRAVAEEYLKYLWSPEGQEIAAANYLRPRDPAVLAKYTDRFPKVDFLSVEKTFGDWRTVQKTHFNDGGVFDQIYNGQ, encoded by the coding sequence GTGAAAAAACTCTTTGGCGCCTCACTTCTGGCCGCTGGCCTGGCCTTGAGCGGCCTGGCTCAGGCCGCACCGACCCTGCTTAACGTTTCCTACGACGTGATGCGAGATTTCTACAAGGACTACAACGCTGCCTTCCAGAAACACTGGCAAGCCGAGCACAACGAAAACATCACGCTGCAGATGTCCTTCGGCGGCTCCAGCAAACAGGCGCGCTCGGTGATCGATGGCCTGCCGGCTGACGTCATCACCATGAACATGGCCACCGACATCAACGCCCTGGCGGACAACGGCAAACTGGTTCCGGACAACTGGGTCACACGCCTGCCGAACAACAGCGCGCCGTTCACTTCGGCCACCGTATTCATCGTGCGCAAAGGCAACCCGAAAGCCCTGAAAGACTGGCCGGACCTGCTCAAGGACGGCGTGCAGGTGATCGTCCCCAACCCGAAAACCTCGGGCAACGGCCGCTACACCTACCTCTCGGCCTGGGGCTATGTGCTGAAAAATGGCGGTGACGAAAACAAGGCAAAAGCCTTCGTCGGCAAACTGTTCAAACAAGCGCCGGTGCTGGATACCGGTGGCCGCGCGGCCACGACTACGTTCATGACCAACCAGATCGGCGACGTGCTGGTGACCTTCGAAAACGAAGCGGAAATGATTGCTCGCGAGTTTGGTCGTGATCAGTTCGAAGTGATTTACCCGAGTGTTTCCGCCGAAGCCGAGCCGCCGGTGTCGGTGGTCGACAGAACCGTCGACAAGAAAGGCACTCGCGCGGTTGCCGAGGAATATCTGAAGTACCTGTGGTCGCCGGAAGGTCAGGAAATTGCGGCTGCCAACTACCTGCGTCCGCGTGACCCGGCGGTGTTGGCGAAATACACCGATCGCTTCCCGAAAGTGGATTTCCTGTCGGTGGAGAAGACCTTTGGTGACTGGCGCACCGTGCAGAAGACTCACTTCAACGATGGTGGGGTTTTCGACCAGATTTACAACGGCCAGTAA